DNA sequence from the Acaryochloris sp. CCMEE 5410 genome:
GTGTAGTTCTTTAAGATGTTGAGTTTCAATCTCAATGGCCTGCTCTAACTCATCTAGCTTTGTTAATTCTGCTCTTAAGCGTTCTGAGAGATTAGTGACAATACCACCAAATTCAATCTGAAGGTTTGCCAGACCTTTGACAATATCGTCGCTAGTATAGGTTGATGCGGTATTAACAATAAGCTGGTTTTCGCTTTTTGCTACTTCCTCTGCTTTGGTGGCGATTTTCAGGTCAATATTTTCTCTTTCAGCCAGAATTTGCTGAAAGTCGTTAATAATTTGCTGCTTACGTTTTTCTGAGGATGCCATGATAATTCTTCCTGAACGGTATTTGACTTACCAAAGATCCCACCCTTGAATGTGGTGGGCTTTCAAGGGCGGGATAGAAAACGAGTTTGTGCTTTTAAGTGCCGTCAGTTTTTCCCTTGAGACTCAATATACATTTTGATAGTCTCAATGCTGACTTGACCCGCTGTTGAAGCAAAATATGCCCAAGTCCACATGGGATGATTTTCCCAGCTCTGGAAAGTCTTGACCCAGATATCTTGCACTCATTCCTTTTAATCTTGTGCATAATCTTTGTTCAGTTTTCAAGTAAAGGGATGTGTCCTAAACCCCTTCTTGAGCGATCACTCGCTGCCAAAATTTCACTGATACCCTTAGCTTGTTGGTTGGAAGATGAAAATGCCTTTTGAAGATAGCTATCCCAATATTGACCGCTGGGTTAATGAGCATGAGGGATATATAGAAATTGGATATGACCAAGACAGCCCTCTTACCTCATTTGTCCGGGCCATAGATATGGGTGGAATGGTATGGGAGGGGCAGAATAGCTATTCAGGGTTAGATGAGGCGTTGCAAGACTTAGATGATGGGCTGGCGAAAGCCCTAGCTGAAATCTATGGTGATTAACTATTGTCTCATTAGTTAATCATCTCTATGGTGTGTGGGATTTAGATAGGGAGGGGGTTTGGGGCTTTGTCTGGGTGGGAAGGGAAAAAGAGGTGATTAAGTTATAGGGTTAGGGGGAAATAACTTAATTGCTTTTTAGGTGGGTTATGCCGTTGCCGAAGGGGTCGAATCCAAACCATCCGAAGTTGGGTTCTTCGATTAAGGTGGAGCCGATAAGGACGAAGAAGGCGATCTCGGGGATTAAGCAGCTGTTGTCGGGGAGTCCTCGGGATCTGTGCCTGTTTACGTTGGGGATTAATACGGCCTATCGGGCGAATGAGCTGCTGTCTTTGAAGGCGGGCCAGGTGCGTTATCTGGGGGTGGGGGATGTGATTGATCTGAAGCAGTCGAAGACGGACCGGTATCGGTTGGTGACGCTCAATTCTAAGGCAGTGTCGGTGATTCAGTCGTTGTTGAGGTCTCGGGTTTTTGAGGATGAGGATTATCTGTTCTGGAGTCTGCATGGTCCGGTGTTGCAGGTGCCGACGGTGACGAATATGGTGAAGCGCTGGTGTCGGTTTGTGGGGCTAAAGGGTCACTATGGCAGTCATACGCTAAGAAAGACGTGGGGGTATTGGCAGTATAAAAGGCATACGCCGATTCCGTTGCTGATGGAAGCGTTTGGGCATAAGTCCCAGCAGCAGACGATGGCTTATCTGGGGATTCAGCCGAAGGATGTGGCACGAATCTTTGAGATGGAGTTGTAGAGCAACAAGAATACTAATAGAAATCGATAAGAATCAAAGGCCATAATTGAATTCAGTTTTGTTCTAAGATCAGCAAATACAATTCAAAAGCACTGAAGACTTGTTAGACATGAATGTATTCGTAAAGAATGGTAGTATGCAGTGCTTGATTTGCAGAGTTTTTCTCAATAATTTTAAACAGGCTTTCGTTATTGTGATGTGGAATTAAAAGCTCAGTGATTGAATAAAATACTTATACTTTTAAATGATTTCCAATGAATTAAGACTTTCGATCAAAAGATTAGCCTCCTATAAGGTAAAAAATAAGGAAATAAGTGAAATTACTGGTGTTAGTGTAAGAACAATTTCTCGAATTAAGAAAGAAGAAGTTGACTATATAGTAGATGAAGAAGTATGTAAAAATAAAAATTTGGGAAGGCCAAGTCAAGTTGCAAAATATGAA
Encoded proteins:
- a CDS encoding tyrosine-type recombinase/integrase; its protein translation is MPLPKGSNPNHPKLGSSIKVEPIRTKKAISGIKQLLSGSPRDLCLFTLGINTAYRANELLSLKAGQVRYLGVGDVIDLKQSKTDRYRLVTLNSKAVSVIQSLLRSRVFEDEDYLFWSLHGPVLQVPTVTNMVKRWCRFVGLKGHYGSHTLRKTWGYWQYKRHTPIPLLMEAFGHKSQQQTMAYLGIQPKDVARIFEMEL
- a CDS encoding transposase, translated to MQDIWVKTFQSWENHPMWTWAYFASTAGQVSIETIKMYIESQGKN